In a single window of the Elaeis guineensis isolate ETL-2024a chromosome 8, EG11, whole genome shotgun sequence genome:
- the LOC105049903 gene encoding heat shock protein 90-5, chloroplastic — translation MASRLSRSLGTCSVSAFGLSSSPLVSNGRRAVPSRSSLLPQSLLPRKGFPCAGLRWKLEKRESRMVVRCEAAVAEKEAEEASGEKFEYQAEVSRLMDLIVHSLYSHKEVFLRELVSNASDALDKLRFLSVTDPSLLGDGGELEIRIKPDPDNGTITIFDTGIGMTKEELIDCLGTIAQSGTSKFLKALKENKDVGADNGLIGQFGVGFYSAFLVADKVVVSTKSPKSDKQYVWEAVADSSSYVIREETDPEKLLRRGTQITLYLRPDDKFEFAEPIKIQGLVKNYSQFVSFPIYMWLEKSRTVEVEEEEPPKEGEEAKPEGEKKKKKTVTKKYWDWELANEIKPIWMRNPKEVQKDEYNEFYKKTFNEFLDPLGYTHFTTEGEVEFRSVLYIPGMAPLNNEDVINPKTKNIRLYVKRVFISDDFDGELFPRYLSFVKGVVDSNDLPLNVSREILQESRIVRIMRKRLVRKTFDMIQEISESENKEDYKKFWENFGRLIKLGCIEDSGNHKRLASLLRFYSSKSEEDMISLDQYVENMAENQKAIYYLATDSLKSAKTAPFLEKLVQKDMEVLYLVEPIDEVAIQNLQTYKEKKFVDISKEDLELGDEDEVQERENKQEYNLLCDWIKQQLGDKVAKVQVSKRLSSSPCVLVSGKFGWSANMERLMRAQTLGDTSSLEFMRGRRILEINPDHPIVKDLSAACKNDPSNDEAKRAIDLLYDTALISSGYTPDSPAELGSKIYEMMAIALGGRWGRLESEAAAEEAEVSTEAGSGETTEAEVVEPSEVRTESDPWKD, via the exons ATGGCTTCCAGGTTAAGCCGGAGCCTGGGCACCTGCTCCGTCTCGGCCTTCGGTCTCTCGTCTTCCCCCTTGGTCTCCAATGGCCGGAGAGCAGTGCCCTCTAGAAGTTCGCTTTTGCCCCAATCCCTTCTCCCACGGAAGGGGTTTCCTTGTGCTGGCCTGAGATGGAAACTGGAGAAGAGGGAGAGTCGAATGGTGGTCCGATGCGAGGCGGCGGTTGCGGAGAAGGAAGCGGAGGAGGCGTCTGGCGAGAAGTTTGAGTACCAGGCTGAG GTCAGCCGCCTCATGGATTTGATAGTTCATAGTTTGTACAGCCACAAAGAAGTATTTCTTCGCGAGCTTGTAAG TAATGCAAGCGATGCACTGGATAAGTTGAGATTTTTAAGTGTGACTGATCCTTCTCTACTTGGCGATGGTGGCGAGTTGGAGATACGCATTAAGCCTGATCCAGATAATGGGACAATTACAATCTT TGACACTGGTATTGGAATGACCAAAGAAGAGCTTATTGACTGCCTTGGGACCATTGCTCAGAGTGGAACTTCCAAATTCTTAAAGGCTCTCAAG GAGAACAAAGATGTTGGGGCAGACAATGGCTTAATTGGTCAGTTTGGTGTTGGATTCTATTCGGCTTTCCTTGTTGCAGACAAG GTTGTTGTGTCCACTAAGAGTCCAAAATCAGATAAGCAGTATGTCTGGGAAGCAGTGGCTGACAGTAGCTCTTATGTGATACGAGAAGAGACTGATCCTGAGAAGTTACTACGCCGTGGAACCCAAATTACCCTCTATCTTCGA ccagatgataaGTTTGAATTTGCGGAGCCCATCAAGATCCAGGGATTGGTCAAGAACTACTCACAATTTGTGTCCTTCCCCATATACATGTGGCTGGAGAAATCAAGAACTGTAGAG GTGGAAGAAGAGGAACCTCCAAAAGAGGGCGAAGAAGCAAAGCCAGAG ggtgaaaaaaagaagaagaaaactgTTACCAAGAAGTATTGGGACTGGGAACTGGCAAATGAAATAAAGCCTATATGG ATGCGAAATCCGAAAGAAGTTCAGAAAGATGAATACAACGAATTTTATAAGAAGACATTTAATGAATTCTTGGATCCTCTTGGATACACCCACTTCACCACAGAG GGGGAGGTGGAATTCAGAAGTGTTCTTTACATACCAGGAATGGCGCCTCTTAACAATGAAGATGTGATAAATCCCAAGACAAAGAATATTCGCTTATATGTCAAACGTGTATTTATTTCAGATGATTTTGATGGCGAGCTG TTCCCTCGTTACTTGAGCTTTGTGAAGGGTGTAGTGGATTCGAATGATCTTCCTCTCAATGTTTCTCGTGAGATTCTTCAAGAAAGTCGAATT GTGAGAATTATGCGGAAAAGGCTTGTCAGGAAAACATTTGATATGATCCAAGAAATCTCTGAAAGCGAAAACAAGGAG GATTACAAGAAGTTCTGGGAGAACTTTGGAAGGCTTATCAAACTAGGGTGCATTGAGGACTCAGGAAATCACAAGCGCCTTGCTTCTTTGTTGCGCTTCTATTCTTCCAAAAGTGAGGAAGATATGATAAGCTTGGATCAATATGTGGAGAACATGGCTGAGAACCAGAAGGCTATCTATTACTTGGCCACAGACAGCTTGAAGAGTGCTAAAACGGCACCATTCTTAGAGAAGCTGGTCCAGAAAGATATGGAA GTTCTGTATCTGGTAGAGCCCATTGATGAGGTTGCTATTCAGAACCTACAGACCTACAAAGAGAAAAAGTTTGTTGATATCAGTAAGGAAGATCTAGAATTGG GTGATGAGGACGAGGTACAAGAAAGAGAAAACAAGCAGGAGTACAATCTTTTATGTGATTGGATAAAGCAACAACTTGGTGATAAGGTAGCTAAAGTCCAAGTGTCAAAGCGACTAAGTTCTTCACCATGTGTTCTTGTCTCTGGCAAATTTGGATGGTCCGCAAACATGGAAAG GCTCATGAGAGCACAAACTCTTGGTGACACATCAAGCTTAGAATTCATGAGAGGAAGAAGAATTTTGGAAATCAATCCGGATCATCCCATCGTCAAAGACTTGAGT GCTGCTTGCAAGAATGACCCGAGCAATGATGAAGCTAAAAGAGCAATCGATTTATTGTATGATACTGCATTAATCTCAAGTGGATACACG CCTGACAGCCCCGCTGAGTTGGGGAGCAAGATTTATGAGATGATGGCGATTGCCCTTGGTGGAAGATGGGGAAGACTGGAATCTGAAGCAGCAGCAGAAGAAGCTGAAGTAAGTACTGAAGCAGGCTCTGGTGAAACGACCGAGGCAGAGGTGGTTGAACCTTCGGAGGTGCGCACAGAGAGTGATCCATGGAAGGATTGA
- the LOC105049902 gene encoding amino acid transporter AVT6A, whose product MTIGSFSPAEHKGRGKNKEILDENAPLLPTQHEVNGGFDEFNGASFAGAVFNLSTTIVGAGIMALPATMKVLGLVPGIVLIIFFAFLTEASIDMLIRFSRAGKTISYAGVMGDAFGKIGKMLLQICVVINNIGVMIVYMIIIGDVVSGTSSGGVHHSGILEGWFGDHWWNGRFFVLLVTTLVIFAPLACFKHIDSLRFTSALSVALAVVFVVITAGIAIVKLLSGTISMPKLFPDIPNLVSIWNLFTVVPVLVTAYICHYNVHTIDNELEDSSQIKPIVQTSLALCSTVYITTSFFGFLLFGESTLDDVLANFDSNLGIPYSSVLNDAVRVSYAIHLMLVFPIIFHALRLNLDGLLFPSARPLASDNRRFALISVVLLLVIFVAANFIPSIWDAFQFTGATAAVCIGFIFPAAITLRDSHGIATKWDKILSVFMIVLAVLSNAIAIYSDAYSLFHKEKASPQS is encoded by the exons ATGACCATCGGAAGCTTTTCCCCGGCCGAACACAAGGGAAGAGGAAAGAACAAAGAGATTCTTGACGAGAATGCTCCTCTTCTACCAACCCAACACGAGGTAAATGGAGGATTTGATGAGTTTAATGGAGCATCTTTTGCTGGGGCTGTGTTCAACCTATCCACGACCATTGTGGGAGCTGGAATCATGGCCCTCCCTGCCACCATGAAAGTCTTAGGCCTGGTGCCTGGAATTGTCCTCATCATATTCTTTGCTTTCCTCACCGAGGCCTCGATCGATATGTTGATCAGGTTCAGCCGGGCAGGGAAAACGATCTCCTATGCAGGAGTTATGGGGGATGCATTTGGAAAAATTGGGAAGATGCTGCTTCAGATCTGTGTGGTCATAAATAATATCGGCGTGATGATCGTCTACATGATAATTATTG GTGACGTGGTTTCCGGAACATCTTCTGGTGGAGTTCACCATTCTGGCATTTTGGAAGGATGGTTTGGGGATCACTGGTGGAATGGTCGCTTTTTCGTTCTCCTGGTCACTACTCttgtaatttttgctccattggcATGTTTCAAGCATATAG ATTCATTAAGATTCACATCTGCTTTATCAGTTGCACTAGCAGTAGTTTTTGTTGTAATTACTGCTGGGATAGCTATCGTAAAATTGCTGAGCGGAACCATTTCCATGCCCAAGTTGTTTCCAGATATACCTAATCTGGTATCTATTTGGAACCTCTTCACAGTGGTCCCTGTTCTCGTAACTGCATATATCTGCCATTACAATG TTCACACCATAGACAATGAGCTTGAAGACTCCTCCCAGATCAAGCCCATTGTACAGACATCACTGGCGCTCTGCTCTACTGTCTACATTACAACAAGCTTCTTCGGTTTCCTCCTCTTTGGTGAATCCACTCTTGATGACGTGCTCGCCAACTTCGACTCCAACCTTGGTATCCCATACAGCTCTGTGCTCAATGATGCTGTCCGAGTGAGCTATGCCATCCACCTTATGCTTGTATTCCCCATCATCTTCCATGCACTCCGGCTCAACTTGGATGGCCTTCTCTTTCCTTCAGCAAGGCCTTTGGCTTCTGACAATCGGAGGTTTGCACTAATTTCAGTGGTGCTTCTCTTGGTTATTTTCGTGGCAGCAAATTTCATTCCCAGCATTTGGGATGCCTTTCAATTTACTGGTGCAACAGCCGCTGTCTGCATTGGATTTATCTTCCCTGCTGCCATTACCCTCAG GGATTCCCATGGTATAGCGACCAAGTGGGATAAGATCTTATCTGTTTTCATGATTGTCCTTGCTGTGCTGTCAAATGCAATAGCTATATACAGTGATGCCTACTCGCTCTTCCATAAGGAAAAGGCCTCGCCTCAGTCTTAA